The following proteins are encoded in a genomic region of Gossypium hirsutum isolate 1008001.06 chromosome D05, Gossypium_hirsutum_v2.1, whole genome shotgun sequence:
- the LOC107906851 gene encoding aspartate aminotransferase, chloroplastic isoform X1: MASSVFSLASATPSASLSSHDIEKISSQGKLNLRNTSLCFKKEKNNPFMKTKSFGRISMVVASNVSRFEGITMAPPDPILGVSEAFKADNHELKLNLGVGAYRTEELQPYVLDVVKKADKLLLEKGENREYLPIEGLAAFNKVTADLLFGADNPVIKQQRVATVQGLSGTGSLRLAAALIERYFPRGEVLISSPTWGNHKNIFNDAKVPWSEYRYYDPKTVGLDFEGMIADIKAAPEGSFILLHGCAHNPTGIDPTPEQWEIIADVIQEKNHIPFFDIAYQGFASGSLDADAASVRMFVARGMEVIAAQSYSKNLGLYAERIGAINVVCSSPDAAARVKSQLKRIARPMYSNPPVHGARIVANIVGDAALFKEWNAEMEMMAGRIKNVRHKLFDSLSSKDKSGKDWSFVLKQIGMFSFTGLNKAQCDNMTNKWHVYMTKDGRISLAGLSLAKCEYLADAIIDSYHNVS, from the exons ATGGCTTCATCGGTGTTCTCTTTAGCTTCTGCAACTCCCTCTGCTTCACTCTCTTCTCATGATATTGAAAAG ATATCTTCACAGGGAAAACTGAATCTTAGAAATACCAGCTTGTGCttcaaaaaagagaaaaacaatcCCTTCATGAAAACAAAG TCTTTTGGTCGAATATCAATGGTTGTCGCTTCCAATGTGTCTCGTTTTGAAGGTATAACAATGGCTCCCCCTGATCCAATTCTTGGGGTTTCTGAAGCTTTCAAAGCAGACAACCATGAGTTGAAGCTCAACCTTGGAGTTGGGGCCTATCGAACTGAAGAGCTACAGCCCTATGTCCTTGATGTGGTTAAAAAG GCAGATAAACTTCTACTGGAGAAGGGGGAAAACCGGGAG TATCTCCCGATTGAAGGTTTGGCTGCTTTCAATAAGGTGACAGCAGATTTGTTATTTGGAGCAGACAACCCAGTTATAAAGCAACAAAGG GTTGCAACAGTTCAAGGGCTTTCAGGGACTGGTTCACTTCGACTGGCTGCTGCGCTTATAGAACGATATTTTCCCAGGGGAGAAGTTCTGATATCATCTCCCACGTGGG GTAATCACAAGAACATTTTCAATGATGCTAAGGTCCCATGGTCAGAATACCGATACTATGACCCTAAAACAGTTGGCTTGGATTTTGAAGGGATGATAGCAGACATCAAG GCAGCTCCTGAGGGATCTTTTATTCTTCTTCATGGATGTGCTCACAACCCAACTGGTATTGATCCAACCCCTGAACAGTGGGAAATAATTGCAGATGTTATCCAAGAGAAGAACCATATTCCATTTTTTGATATTGCATACCAG GGGTTTGCAAGTGGAAGCCTTGATGCTGATGCAGCATCTGTGAGGATGTTTGTGGCCCGTGGTATGGAGGTCATTGCTGCTCAATCATACAGTAAAAATCTTGGCCTTTATGCAGAAAGGATTGGTGCAATTAATGTCGTTTGCTCATCACCAGATGCTGCTGCAAG GGTTAAGAGCCAGCTAAAAAGAATTGCTAGACCAATGTACTCAAATCCTCCTGTTCATGGGGCTAGGATTGTTGCCAATATTGTTGGGGATGCAGCACTCTTCAAGGAGTGGAATGCAGAGATGGAAATGATGGCTGGGAGAATCAAGAATGTGAGACACAAATTATTCGACAGTCTTTCTTCCAAAGATAAAAGTGGGAAGGATTGGTCATTTGTTCTTAAGCAAATTGGAATGTTTTCATTCACAGGCTTAAACAAAGCTCAG TGTGATAACATGACCAACAAGTGGCACGTATATATGACCAAGGATGGAAGGATATCCCTTGCAGGATTATCGTTGGCCAAGTGTGAATACCTTGCCGATGCCATCATTGATTCTTACCACAATGTcagttaa
- the LOC107906851 gene encoding aspartate aminotransferase, chloroplastic isoform X3, with amino-acid sequence MAPPDPILGVSEAFKADNHELKLNLGVGAYRTEELQPYVLDVVKKADKLLLEKGENREYLPIEGLAAFNKVTADLLFGADNPVIKQQRVATVQGLSGTGSLRLAAALIERYFPRGEVLISSPTWGNHKNIFNDAKVPWSEYRYYDPKTVGLDFEGMIADIKAAPEGSFILLHGCAHNPTGIDPTPEQWEIIADVIQEKNHIPFFDIAYQGFASGSLDADAASVRMFVARGMEVIAAQSYSKNLGLYAERIGAINVVCSSPDAAARVKSQLKRIARPMYSNPPVHGARIVANIVGDAALFKEWNAEMEMMAGRIKNVRHKLFDSLSSKDKSGKDWSFVLKQIGMFSFTGLNKAQCDNMTNKWHVYMTKDGRISLAGLSLAKCEYLADAIIDSYHNVS; translated from the exons ATGGCTCCCCCTGATCCAATTCTTGGGGTTTCTGAAGCTTTCAAAGCAGACAACCATGAGTTGAAGCTCAACCTTGGAGTTGGGGCCTATCGAACTGAAGAGCTACAGCCCTATGTCCTTGATGTGGTTAAAAAG GCAGATAAACTTCTACTGGAGAAGGGGGAAAACCGGGAG TATCTCCCGATTGAAGGTTTGGCTGCTTTCAATAAGGTGACAGCAGATTTGTTATTTGGAGCAGACAACCCAGTTATAAAGCAACAAAGG GTTGCAACAGTTCAAGGGCTTTCAGGGACTGGTTCACTTCGACTGGCTGCTGCGCTTATAGAACGATATTTTCCCAGGGGAGAAGTTCTGATATCATCTCCCACGTGGG GTAATCACAAGAACATTTTCAATGATGCTAAGGTCCCATGGTCAGAATACCGATACTATGACCCTAAAACAGTTGGCTTGGATTTTGAAGGGATGATAGCAGACATCAAG GCAGCTCCTGAGGGATCTTTTATTCTTCTTCATGGATGTGCTCACAACCCAACTGGTATTGATCCAACCCCTGAACAGTGGGAAATAATTGCAGATGTTATCCAAGAGAAGAACCATATTCCATTTTTTGATATTGCATACCAG GGGTTTGCAAGTGGAAGCCTTGATGCTGATGCAGCATCTGTGAGGATGTTTGTGGCCCGTGGTATGGAGGTCATTGCTGCTCAATCATACAGTAAAAATCTTGGCCTTTATGCAGAAAGGATTGGTGCAATTAATGTCGTTTGCTCATCACCAGATGCTGCTGCAAG GGTTAAGAGCCAGCTAAAAAGAATTGCTAGACCAATGTACTCAAATCCTCCTGTTCATGGGGCTAGGATTGTTGCCAATATTGTTGGGGATGCAGCACTCTTCAAGGAGTGGAATGCAGAGATGGAAATGATGGCTGGGAGAATCAAGAATGTGAGACACAAATTATTCGACAGTCTTTCTTCCAAAGATAAAAGTGGGAAGGATTGGTCATTTGTTCTTAAGCAAATTGGAATGTTTTCATTCACAGGCTTAAACAAAGCTCAG TGTGATAACATGACCAACAAGTGGCACGTATATATGACCAAGGATGGAAGGATATCCCTTGCAGGATTATCGTTGGCCAAGTGTGAATACCTTGCCGATGCCATCATTGATTCTTACCACAATGTcagttaa
- the LOC107902807 gene encoding probable receptor-like protein kinase At1g80640, giving the protein MIEKATKNFDKINILDESGFKLVYKAILDNGTEVAVKKVFCLIKGIQREFENEVKLLSRFHHSNVISSYGYSIENETGFVVYELMHNGSLETQLHGPSRGSQLSWHRRLKIALDIARGLQYLNELCIPPIIHRNLKPSTILLDSNFNAKISDFGMAAVVAGGGGGKEGGLSRSLNFLGKTGPIAPESILNGILTDMSDVYAFGVILLELVLGRKALEMSEVSGQECLVRWARGVLTDRHVMPNVVDPVIRGTIECQTLKPGWGDSLSMP; this is encoded by the exons ATGATTGAGAAAGCTACTAAAAATTTCGATAAAATCAACATATTGGATGAGAGTGGATTTAAACTTGTTTACAAGGCCATACTTGATAATGGTACTGAAGTTGCTGTGAAGAAGGTGTTTTGCTTAATTAAGGGTATACAAAGAGAATTTGAG AATGAGGTGAAATTATTGAGCAGATTTCATCATTCCAATGTAATTTCTTCTTATGGATATAGCATCGAAAATGAAACAGGGTTTGTTGTGTATGAATTGATGCACAATGGTTCCTTGGAAACTCAATTGCATG GACCATCTCGTGGTTCTCAGCTAAGTTGGCATAGGCGACTGAAGATAGCTCTTGATATAGCAAG AGGATTACAGTATTTGAATGAGCTCTGCATCCCACCCATCATCCATAGAAATTTAAAACCCTCGACTATACTATTGGATTCCAACTTCAATGCTAAG ATCTCAGACTTTGGTATGGCCGCTGTTGTTGCTGGTGGTGGTGGTGGCAAGGAAGGCGGGCTTAGTAGAAGTCTTAACTTTTTGGGCAAAACAGGCCCAATAGCTCCAGAATCCATTTTGAATG GTATATTAACAGATATGAGCGACGTTTATGCTTTTGGTGTTATACTTTTGGAACTTGTATTAGGAAGAAAGGCTTTAGAAATGTCGGAAGTATCAGGGCAGGAATGCCTTGTAAGATGG GCCAGGGGTGTGCTCACCGACAGACATGTCATGCCCAATGTTGTGGATCCCGTGATCAGAGGCACCATTGAGTGTCAAACACTTAAACCAG GTTGGGGTGATAGCTTATCTATGCCTTGA
- the LOC107906851 gene encoding aspartate aminotransferase, chloroplastic isoform X2, protein MASSVFSLASATPSASLSSHDIEKGKLNLRNTSLCFKKEKNNPFMKTKSFGRISMVVASNVSRFEGITMAPPDPILGVSEAFKADNHELKLNLGVGAYRTEELQPYVLDVVKKADKLLLEKGENREYLPIEGLAAFNKVTADLLFGADNPVIKQQRVATVQGLSGTGSLRLAAALIERYFPRGEVLISSPTWGNHKNIFNDAKVPWSEYRYYDPKTVGLDFEGMIADIKAAPEGSFILLHGCAHNPTGIDPTPEQWEIIADVIQEKNHIPFFDIAYQGFASGSLDADAASVRMFVARGMEVIAAQSYSKNLGLYAERIGAINVVCSSPDAAARVKSQLKRIARPMYSNPPVHGARIVANIVGDAALFKEWNAEMEMMAGRIKNVRHKLFDSLSSKDKSGKDWSFVLKQIGMFSFTGLNKAQCDNMTNKWHVYMTKDGRISLAGLSLAKCEYLADAIIDSYHNVS, encoded by the exons ATGGCTTCATCGGTGTTCTCTTTAGCTTCTGCAACTCCCTCTGCTTCACTCTCTTCTCATGATATTGAAAAG GGAAAACTGAATCTTAGAAATACCAGCTTGTGCttcaaaaaagagaaaaacaatcCCTTCATGAAAACAAAG TCTTTTGGTCGAATATCAATGGTTGTCGCTTCCAATGTGTCTCGTTTTGAAGGTATAACAATGGCTCCCCCTGATCCAATTCTTGGGGTTTCTGAAGCTTTCAAAGCAGACAACCATGAGTTGAAGCTCAACCTTGGAGTTGGGGCCTATCGAACTGAAGAGCTACAGCCCTATGTCCTTGATGTGGTTAAAAAG GCAGATAAACTTCTACTGGAGAAGGGGGAAAACCGGGAG TATCTCCCGATTGAAGGTTTGGCTGCTTTCAATAAGGTGACAGCAGATTTGTTATTTGGAGCAGACAACCCAGTTATAAAGCAACAAAGG GTTGCAACAGTTCAAGGGCTTTCAGGGACTGGTTCACTTCGACTGGCTGCTGCGCTTATAGAACGATATTTTCCCAGGGGAGAAGTTCTGATATCATCTCCCACGTGGG GTAATCACAAGAACATTTTCAATGATGCTAAGGTCCCATGGTCAGAATACCGATACTATGACCCTAAAACAGTTGGCTTGGATTTTGAAGGGATGATAGCAGACATCAAG GCAGCTCCTGAGGGATCTTTTATTCTTCTTCATGGATGTGCTCACAACCCAACTGGTATTGATCCAACCCCTGAACAGTGGGAAATAATTGCAGATGTTATCCAAGAGAAGAACCATATTCCATTTTTTGATATTGCATACCAG GGGTTTGCAAGTGGAAGCCTTGATGCTGATGCAGCATCTGTGAGGATGTTTGTGGCCCGTGGTATGGAGGTCATTGCTGCTCAATCATACAGTAAAAATCTTGGCCTTTATGCAGAAAGGATTGGTGCAATTAATGTCGTTTGCTCATCACCAGATGCTGCTGCAAG GGTTAAGAGCCAGCTAAAAAGAATTGCTAGACCAATGTACTCAAATCCTCCTGTTCATGGGGCTAGGATTGTTGCCAATATTGTTGGGGATGCAGCACTCTTCAAGGAGTGGAATGCAGAGATGGAAATGATGGCTGGGAGAATCAAGAATGTGAGACACAAATTATTCGACAGTCTTTCTTCCAAAGATAAAAGTGGGAAGGATTGGTCATTTGTTCTTAAGCAAATTGGAATGTTTTCATTCACAGGCTTAAACAAAGCTCAG TGTGATAACATGACCAACAAGTGGCACGTATATATGACCAAGGATGGAAGGATATCCCTTGCAGGATTATCGTTGGCCAAGTGTGAATACCTTGCCGATGCCATCATTGATTCTTACCACAATGTcagttaa